A portion of the Calothrix sp. 336/3 genome contains these proteins:
- a CDS encoding chemotaxis protein CheW, protein MAEQQICTFFLQGVYFGINVRHVQEVIRPQTITRIPLAPPDICGLINLRGQIITVIDLQRRLEMSQQQTQSNIKLVDEFQGFNLIVSFEDEVVSLFVDDVGDVLEFPQNKFQPPPTTLKGKIRWMLAGSYPLPDGFLLVLDPQKILNVNLINHVTE, encoded by the coding sequence ATGGCTGAACAACAAATTTGTACGTTTTTTCTTCAAGGAGTTTATTTTGGTATTAACGTGCGACACGTTCAAGAAGTGATTCGCCCACAAACAATAACTCGTATACCCCTAGCCCCACCAGATATCTGTGGCTTAATTAATTTACGCGGACAAATTATTACTGTCATCGATTTGCAACGTCGATTAGAGATGAGCCAACAACAGACACAATCAAATATAAAACTTGTAGATGAGTTCCAGGGATTTAATCTGATTGTAAGTTTTGAGGATGAAGTAGTCAGTCTGTTCGTCGATGATGTTGGCGATGTCTTAGAGTTTCCACAAAATAAGTTTCAACCCCCACCTACAACCTTAAAAGGTAAAATTCGTTGGATGCTAGCCGGAAGTTACCCTCTCCCAGATGGATTCTTGCTGGTTTTAGATCCCCAAAAAATTCTAAATGTTAATTTGATAAATCATGTTACCGAGTAA